One genomic segment of Bacteroidota bacterium includes these proteins:
- a CDS encoding T9SS type A sorting domain-containing protein: protein MKKLLLFSILSILISQNQNSYCQGVWTQRASIPFTARWGAVGFSVGTMGYVGSGYNNGTNYGDFWQYNPASNTWSQIASIPARRAASAFSIGNYGYVCMGIPPSGNYYTDILEYNPSNNTWTQKATFPGTPRYGASGIAIGTKGYVGCGNEGSASGPFTNEFWEFDPAANAWTQKTNFPGTPRYGLTHMGWAVGNKGYLGFGLDNTMTWPSDFYEYDPTTDTWTQKTNFPLTGRSYGVAFASCGNYYAGCGQNNSIAFSDIWKYDPVTDTWTQKANFGGGNRWLMASFVINGIGYCGTGYDFTNYYNDWWEYTCDNAGTNEQFESENLISFYPTIINDKAELIIKSDKNLDNTFLKVFDINGKLVREENINTKNYSFARKSLQQGVYAYEVLSGSKRIGSGKFIID from the coding sequence ATGAAAAAATTATTACTCTTTTCTATTTTATCAATTTTAATTTCTCAAAATCAAAATTCCTATTGCCAAGGAGTATGGACACAGCGAGCAAGCATTCCATTTACTGCAAGATGGGGAGCAGTTGGATTTTCTGTTGGAACAATGGGTTATGTTGGGTCAGGATATAATAATGGAACTAATTACGGAGATTTCTGGCAATATAATCCTGCTTCAAACACTTGGAGCCAAATTGCATCCATTCCTGCAAGAAGAGCAGCAAGCGCTTTTTCCATAGGAAATTACGGTTATGTATGTATGGGTATTCCTCCAAGCGGGAATTATTATACGGATATTTTGGAATATAATCCATCCAATAATACGTGGACACAAAAAGCTACCTTTCCCGGCACCCCGAGATATGGTGCATCGGGTATTGCAATCGGAACGAAGGGATACGTAGGATGCGGAAATGAAGGCAGCGCTTCAGGTCCATTTACAAATGAGTTTTGGGAATTTGATCCGGCAGCAAATGCATGGACACAAAAAACAAATTTCCCCGGAACTCCGAGATATGGCTTGACGCACATGGGATGGGCAGTTGGAAATAAAGGATATTTAGGATTTGGATTGGATAATACTATGACTTGGCCATCTGATTTTTATGAGTATGACCCAACAACCGATACATGGACACAAAAAACAAACTTTCCTTTGACAGGAAGAAGTTATGGAGTCGCCTTCGCAAGTTGCGGTAATTATTATGCCGGTTGCGGACAAAATAACAGTATAGCATTTTCGGATATTTGGAAATATGACCCGGTAACTGATACATGGACACAGAAAGCAAATTTTGGCGGAGGAAACAGATGGCTAATGGCAAGTTTTGTTATTAACGGAATTGGATATTGTGGAACAGGATATGATTTTACAAATTATTATAATGACTGGTGGGAATACACCTGTGATAATGCAGGAACAAATGAACAATTTGAATCTGAAAATTTGATTTCATTTTATCCAACAATAATTAATGACAAAGCAGAATTAATAATTAAATCAGATAAAAATTTGGATAATACATTTTTAAAAGTATTCGATATAAATGGGAAATTAGTACGAGAAGAAAATATAAATACTAAAAATTATTCTTTCGCAAGAAAGAGCTTGCAGCAAGGAGTATATGCCTATGAGGTTTTAAGCGGCAGCAAAAGAATCGGTTCCGGGAAATTTATAATTGATTAA
- a CDS encoding nucleotidyltransferase domain-containing protein, whose amino-acid sequence MITYNTNSYGLREKDMQYIQRLFAEIPEIEKVIIYGSRATGNFEKGSDVDLAIVGKKVTHQNIAHLHFMFENESPALLWFDVLHYDTLDNKKLKEQIDRQGKIIYERGANIGIAVEPVVRYRKS is encoded by the coding sequence ATGATTACATATAATACAAACTCGTATGGCTTGCGCGAAAAAGATATGCAATACATCCAACGCCTTTTCGCTGAAATTCCTGAAATTGAAAAAGTAATTATTTATGGAAGCCGTGCCACGGGCAATTTTGAAAAGGGCTCCGATGTGGATTTAGCCATTGTTGGAAAAAAAGTAACCCATCAGAATATTGCTCACCTGCATTTTATGTTTGAAAACGAAAGCCCTGCACTCTTATGGTTTGATGTTTTGCATTACGACACGCTTGATAACAAAAAATTAAAAGAGCAGATTGACAGGCAGGGCAAAATAATTTATGAGCGAGGCGCCAACATCGGCATCGCTGTTGAACCCGTTGTCAGGTACAGGAAAAGTTAA
- a CDS encoding GNAT family N-acetyltransferase, giving the protein MSGHSENKYTFHRISKDTLPVIKDLYKNVFNVYLSDDFVKKKFNTSFAECEYIGYMAFAEDGTPAAYYGVFPCMIEFQNKKILAAQSGDTMTHPLHQGKGLFTKLAKATYELAAQEGIQFIFGFPNKNSYPGFTKKLNWIHKENMKSYIFRINTLPLIKIAKKFNLQSLYESFAFAFLKKYLSKKKSFSNSLIASEYGGLLHDDLFLNYKTYTKSFILDLEGVNIWIKLDGKLWIGDIEKSSLEQFKKALNKLQRICFWLGCTEIILNVSPNSYWDVLLQKEFSSSEGLPIGYLDLNSNINLDKILFTGGDFDTF; this is encoded by the coding sequence ATGAGCGGTCATTCAGAAAATAAATACACTTTTCATAGAATTTCAAAAGATACGCTGCCTGTCATTAAAGATTTATATAAAAATGTTTTTAACGTATATCTTTCTGATGATTTTGTTAAAAAAAAATTTAATACCTCTTTTGCAGAATGCGAGTATATCGGATACATGGCTTTCGCGGAAGATGGAACACCTGCTGCCTATTATGGGGTATTCCCTTGTATGATTGAGTTTCAGAATAAAAAAATATTAGCTGCTCAATCGGGCGATACAATGACACACCCTTTGCACCAGGGAAAAGGTCTTTTTACAAAATTGGCAAAAGCAACCTATGAATTGGCAGCACAAGAAGGAATACAATTCATATTTGGTTTTCCAAATAAAAATTCATATCCCGGATTTACAAAAAAACTTAATTGGATTCATAAAGAAAATATGAAGTCATATATTTTCAGAATAAATACTTTGCCTTTAATAAAAATTGCAAAGAAGTTTAACTTGCAATCATTATATGAATCATTTGCATTTGCATTTCTGAAAAAATATCTTTCGAAAAAAAAATCTTTTTCTAATTCTTTGATTGCTTCTGAATACGGGGGATTATTACACGATGATTTATTTTTGAATTACAAAACATACACGAAAAGTTTTATCCTGGATTTGGAAGGGGTTAATATCTGGATAAAGCTTGATGGAAAATTATGGATAGGCGATATTGAAAAATCTTCACTTGAACAGTTCAAGAAAGCATTAAATAAATTGCAACGAATATGTTTTTGGCTTGGATGCACGGAAATAATTTTAAATGTTTCTCCTAATTCTTACTGGGATGTTTTATTGCAAAAAGAATTTTCTTCTTCTGAAGGTTTGCCGATTGGATATCTTGATTTAAACAGCAACATAAATCTTGACAAAATTCTTTTTACTGGCGGTGATTTTGACACTTTCTGA
- a CDS encoding polysaccharide deacetylase family protein, whose translation MIGIEKFFSSIARNNYLVLCYHGCSYAPDFSINGRHISSKQMEEHLIYFKKNFNIVSLSECFFSLRNGIVPKKKTIALTFDDGYVNNFTTLFPLLKKINIPATFFIISQSLVDDNFINWPDILDIIKSYSGTKTLEIGDEKFKLNGNFFSNKLSLSASDYIKKMGSDRDAILRDIMNKCGFAKIIPRANREYYKMINKEQLKQISENALIEIGSHSHSHYNLGNVNNELAKEELIQSKKIIEEVIQKEVETIAYPDGSYTNETKRISEEAGYKNLVAVSYQCTDDLQDKRILPRLTISNTTTFESNMIQVNLGFGKRGF comes from the coding sequence ATGATTGGAATAGAGAAATTTTTTTCTTCTATTGCCCGAAATAATTATTTGGTGTTATGTTATCATGGATGTTCTTATGCTCCTGATTTTTCAATCAACGGAAGACATATTTCCAGTAAGCAAATGGAAGAACATTTAATTTATTTCAAGAAAAATTTTAATATTGTTTCTTTATCCGAATGTTTTTTCTCTCTTAGAAATGGAATTGTTCCGAAGAAAAAAACAATCGCGTTAACTTTTGACGATGGTTATGTGAATAATTTTACAACATTATTTCCTCTTTTAAAAAAGATAAATATTCCAGCGACATTTTTTATTATTAGCCAATCTTTAGTAGATGATAATTTTATTAATTGGCCTGATATTTTAGATATTATTAAATCGTATTCTGGAACCAAAACTTTAGAAATAGGAGACGAAAAATTTAAGCTTAATGGAAATTTTTTTTCAAATAAACTTTCTCTATCGGCTTCCGACTACATAAAAAAAATGGGTTCTGATAGAGATGCAATCCTTAGAGATATTATGAATAAGTGTGGATTTGCAAAAATTATTCCAAGAGCAAATAGAGAATATTATAAAATGATTAATAAAGAACAACTGAAACAAATTTCGGAAAATGCCCTGATTGAAATTGGCTCTCATTCGCACAGTCATTATAACTTAGGAAATGTAAATAATGAATTAGCAAAAGAAGAATTAATTCAATCTAAAAAAATCATTGAAGAGGTTATTCAAAAAGAAGTAGAAACTATTGCATACCCCGATGGCAGTTATACAAATGAAACCAAAAGAATTTCAGAAGAAGCAGGATATAAAAATTTAGTAGCTGTTTCTTATCAATGCACAGATGATTTGCAGGATAAAAGAATACTTCCCCGCTTAACAATAAGCAACACTACTACTTTTGAATCAAATATGATTCAGGTAAATCTTGGTTTTGGCAAAAGAGGATTTTAA
- a CDS encoding class I SAM-dependent methyltransferase, with protein MYNLKKNLDEFLLGPFYRQFTDTIKKETNDCKTLCDIGCGFYPTLKKVTQAMNFSVGVDAHAPSLEKAKKENIYSEYVCSDIKKYLTELPAQSFDAVMALDLIEHLTKEEGKWLMQQMERVAKKKVVLFTPNGFVPQQPYDNNPYQEHKSGWDWNEMQGCGYKVLGFGGYKTLRGERAAIQYKPRIFWKYFSYFTQLFTHKNPKHAFSILCIKKLS; from the coding sequence ATGTACAACCTTAAAAAAAATCTGGACGAGTTCCTCCTTGGTCCATTTTACAGACAATTCACCGATACAATAAAAAAAGAAACCAATGATTGCAAAACGCTTTGCGATATTGGCTGCGGGTTTTATCCCACGCTGAAAAAAGTTACGCAGGCAATGAATTTTTCTGTAGGTGTGGATGCCCACGCGCCCAGTTTGGAAAAAGCAAAAAAAGAAAATATCTACTCCGAATACGTTTGCTCCGACATTAAAAAATATCTGACTGAACTGCCTGCTCAAAGTTTTGATGCCGTGATGGCGCTCGACCTCATTGAGCATCTCACCAAAGAAGAAGGCAAATGGCTCATGCAGCAAATGGAGCGCGTGGCGAAAAAGAAAGTAGTGCTCTTTACTCCGAACGGATTTGTTCCCCAGCAGCCCTACGATAACAATCCTTACCAGGAACATAAATCGGGCTGGGATTGGAATGAAATGCAGGGCTGCGGTTACAAGGTGCTTGGCTTTGGCGGATATAAAACCCTGCGTGGCGAGCGCGCAGCCATCCAATACAAGCCGCGAATCTTCTGGAAATATTTTTCTTACTTCACTCAACTCTTCACTCATAAAAATCCCAAACATGCTTTTTCAATTTTATGCATTAAAAAGTTAAGTTGA
- a CDS encoding T9SS type A sorting domain-containing protein, giving the protein MKTKLLIFSIIFCGTAIAQNLVPNNGFETNTGYPSAGNQLNLCVGWSNVNGVYYPSFNTGSPDYYHTNGTGGVQLPNAGYAYLNANTGNACAGFVTWNDNATDYREYISIKLNDPGLVIGKTYDVSFYLTNGTSCTYIYQTNNIGTRFSKNPLSQSGWQFINVVPQLEITSVLNIPSWQLFSFQFTADSAYHYITIGNFRTDANTTHIQFTSGSNPYGNYFIDDISVSDVTAVPDYHSQSDITISPNPFSDEAAISFNENKTFELKIFNMNGKMLRAVPIKNNDKLVRGELSSGTYLFELIDKNKIVSSGQFIIR; this is encoded by the coding sequence ATGAAAACAAAACTACTCATCTTCTCAATTATATTTTGTGGGACTGCAATCGCACAAAATCTTGTTCCCAATAATGGTTTTGAAACAAACACCGGCTATCCTTCCGCTGGTAATCAATTAAATCTCTGTGTAGGATGGTCAAATGTCAATGGAGTTTATTATCCTTCTTTCAATACCGGCAGTCCTGACTATTACCATACCAATGGAACCGGAGGCGTACAACTACCGAACGCAGGTTATGCTTATTTAAATGCAAATACCGGAAACGCTTGTGCTGGCTTTGTAACTTGGAATGATAACGCAACCGATTACCGCGAATATATTTCGATTAAGTTGAATGACCCGGGATTGGTTATAGGAAAAACGTATGATGTATCTTTTTACTTAACGAATGGAACCAGTTGCACATATATTTATCAGACAAATAATATTGGCACACGGTTTTCTAAAAACCCCTTAAGCCAAAGCGGATGGCAATTTATCAATGTTGTTCCGCAATTAGAAATTACAAGTGTTCTCAATATTCCGAGTTGGCAATTATTTTCTTTTCAGTTTACCGCTGATTCCGCTTATCATTATATTACCATAGGAAACTTCAGAACAGACGCTAATACCACACACATTCAATTTACTTCCGGAAGTAATCCTTATGGTAATTATTTTATTGATGATATTTCGGTATCTGATGTAACTGCAGTTCCTGATTATCATTCACAAAGTGACATTACTATTTCCCCCAATCCATTTTCTGATGAAGCAGCCATTTCCTTTAATGAAAATAAAACCTTTGAGTTAAAAATATTTAATATGAATGGTAAAATGCTTCGCGCAGTTCCTATTAAAAACAATGACAAACTTGTGCGTGGAGAATTATCAAGCGGAACTTATTTATTTGAACTTATAGATAAAAACAAAATTGTTAGTTCAGGTCAATTTATTATCAGGTAA
- a CDS encoding nucleotidyltransferase substrate binding protein, with product MSQDIRWKQRFENYCAALKTLEEIIPRYKELSELEKDGLIQRFEFTFDLAWKLMQDYLKFIGYNDLKGPRPVITQMAQDGMLDPFIWEDLLLARNELSHIYNEKKSRTYLDKIIFDYFPALNELKNKMAAKK from the coding sequence ATGAGTCAAGATATAAGATGGAAACAACGGTTCGAAAATTACTGCGCAGCATTAAAAACACTCGAAGAAATTATTCCGCGATATAAAGAGTTGAGTGAATTGGAAAAAGACGGCTTGATTCAGCGGTTTGAATTCACATTTGATTTGGCATGGAAACTAATGCAGGATTACCTGAAATTTATTGGCTACAATGATTTAAAGGGACCAAGACCCGTCATTACCCAAATGGCGCAGGATGGAATGTTAGACCCGTTTATTTGGGAGGACTTACTGCTTGCCAGGAATGAACTCAGCCATATTTATAATGAAAAGAAAAGCAGAACTTATTTGGATAAAATTATTTTTGATTATTTTCCTGCTTTGAACGAGTTAAAAAATAAAATGGCGGCAAAAAAATGA
- a CDS encoding glycosyltransferase family 4 protein → MNILFLTCWYPTKEIPSKGIFIKEHAKAIHSAGNKIVVAALNVCWGKSFFEKEIEKFTDENGIETHIIHIRSLFYKWIYVNPFHLYKILKTYCKKNILADFSPALIHSNILSPCAILGDWLAKDLKKPHVITEHWSKVDNYMKKNIFSRYGKRAYQNAKAITVVSGFLKKNIEKYVNDASKIKIVPNVVDTKTFFYKPKIKSDKVIFTAVAHWRPPKEPMLFIEALNKMENKNSILNMVGEGEQLEAIKKLNLNFEIHYHGNIPRTKIAELLWQSDFFLHASQVETFSIVIAEALSTGTPVIASNVGAIPELVNETNGILTNNNPDDWQTAIEQTMNKKFDYARFSGDINSRFSVEKIAGQFNEIYCA, encoded by the coding sequence ATGAACATTCTCTTCCTCACCTGCTGGTATCCCACCAAAGAAATTCCGAGCAAAGGAATTTTTATTAAAGAACATGCGAAGGCGATTCACAGCGCGGGAAATAAAATTGTGGTGGCGGCTCTGAATGTTTGCTGGGGGAAAAGTTTTTTTGAAAAGGAAATTGAAAAATTTACAGATGAAAACGGAATTGAAACGCATATTATTCATATACGTTCCCTGTTTTATAAATGGATTTATGTTAATCCCTTTCATCTCTATAAAATTTTGAAAACATATTGTAAAAAAAATATTCTTGCTGATTTTTCTCCCGCTCTTATTCATTCCAATATTTTGAGCCCCTGCGCCATTCTTGGCGACTGGCTGGCAAAGGACTTGAAAAAGCCGCACGTGATTACCGAGCATTGGTCGAAAGTAGATAACTACATGAAGAAAAATATTTTTTCCCGCTATGGAAAACGCGCGTATCAAAATGCGAAAGCCATTACCGTAGTTTCAGGTTTTCTGAAAAAGAATATTGAAAAATATGTGAATGATGCTTCTAAAATTAAAATCGTTCCCAATGTGGTTGATACAAAAACATTTTTCTATAAACCTAAAATAAAATCCGACAAAGTGATTTTTACCGCAGTTGCCCACTGGAGACCTCCCAAAGAACCGATGTTGTTTATTGAGGCATTAAATAAAATGGAAAACAAAAATAGTATTCTGAATATGGTGGGCGAAGGAGAACAACTCGAAGCAATCAAAAAACTGAATTTGAATTTTGAAATTCACTATCATGGAAACATTCCCAGGACAAAAATTGCCGAACTGCTTTGGCAGAGTGATTTTTTTCTTCATGCTTCGCAGGTGGAAACATTTTCCATAGTGATAGCCGAAGCGCTTTCTACCGGAACTCCTGTGATTGCTTCCAATGTGGGAGCGATTCCTGAATTGGTGAATGAAACGAATGGGATTTTAACGAACAATAATCCCGATGACTGGCAAACCGCCATTGAGCAAACTATGAATAAAAAATTTGATTATGCCAGATTCAGCGGGGATATTAATAGCAGATTCTCGGTTGAAAAAATAGCAGGGCAATTTAATGAGATTTATTGTGCATGA